A single region of the Stigmatella aurantiaca genome encodes:
- a CDS encoding peptidoglycan recognition protein family protein: MTVQRTSAPVAQRAVTATAAATVTAPPAGLSRGDTGPNVKKLQDALVKTGYMTRAQVNTGYGTFGPQTEAAVKKFQADKKLPTTGYYGDMTHAALKKALAGGVQGPTPPTQPGGKFTKPAVISAPSPNFNERGGKDIDTIVMHHTASNNGAGDLAHMRNPASEVSAHYMVDRDGKIYQLVNDSKRAWHAGKGELHGVPTDVNGRSIGIEIVNDGSGKTPFTEAQYKALHQLVGYLKQEYNVPTKNVVGHKDVAVPKGRKSDPAPNFDWSRLP, translated from the coding sequence ATGACCGTCCAGCGCACCTCCGCTCCCGTTGCCCAGCGCGCCGTTACCGCCACCGCCGCCGCCACGGTGACCGCCCCCCCCGCCGGCCTCAGCCGGGGCGACACGGGCCCCAACGTCAAGAAGCTCCAGGATGCGCTGGTGAAGACCGGCTACATGACCCGGGCCCAGGTCAACACGGGCTACGGCACCTTCGGTCCCCAGACCGAGGCGGCGGTCAAGAAGTTCCAGGCCGACAAGAAGCTGCCCACCACGGGCTACTACGGCGACATGACCCACGCGGCGCTGAAGAAGGCGCTCGCCGGAGGGGTGCAGGGCCCCACCCCGCCCACCCAGCCGGGCGGCAAGTTCACCAAGCCGGCCGTCATCAGCGCGCCCTCCCCCAACTTCAATGAGCGCGGGGGCAAGGACATCGACACCATCGTCATGCACCACACCGCGTCCAACAACGGCGCGGGCGACCTGGCCCACATGCGCAACCCCGCCAGCGAGGTGTCGGCCCACTACATGGTCGACCGGGATGGGAAGATCTACCAGCTCGTCAACGACAGCAAGCGCGCCTGGCACGCGGGCAAGGGCGAGCTGCACGGCGTGCCCACGGACGTGAACGGCCGCTCCATCGGCATCGAGATCGTCAACGACGGCAGCGGCAAGACGCCCTTCACCGAGGCCCAGTACAAGGCGCTCCACCAGCTCGTCGGCTACCTCAAGCAGGAGTACAACGTGCCCACGAAGAACGTCGTCGGGCACAAGGACGTGGCCGTTCCCAAGGGCCGCAAGAGCGACCCGGCCCCCAACTTCGACTGGAGCCGGCTGCCCTGA
- a CDS encoding transposase, producing the protein MNVIHPRCAALEFQEDTVVAVVRIAAAGRIIQELQRFEATPLGLGALAEWLGSYGCRCVVMRATGESWKQAWYLLEGQLELVLAEPLSAPARGLGTEDALSLAELLAHGLIHGRPVPLEPLPEVRDLCRARRLLAREMAQHHLHIQKVLSEASVQATGAGPGLSGRAILQELMAREAGAPGEAPLAAHHRFMLKLHLTQVDALRGSIEQVDDRLAECLTPLHGVSQGAAAAQRLTGERLSPRAGPAACARG; encoded by the coding sequence ATGAACGTCATTCACCCCCGCTGTGCCGCGTTGGAGTTTCAGGAGGACACCGTGGTTGCCGTGGTCCGGATCGCGGCGGCCGGGCGGATCATTCAAGAACTCCAGCGCTTCGAGGCCACGCCCTTGGGGCTGGGCGCGCTGGCGGAGTGGCTGGGCTCCTATGGTTGCCGGTGCGTGGTCATGCGGGCCACGGGGGAATCCTGGAAGCAGGCCTGGTATCTGCTGGAAGGGCAGCTCGAGCTGGTGCTCGCCGAGCCCCTGAGCGCCCCGGCGCGCGGGCTCGGGACGGAGGATGCCCTGTCGCTGGCGGAGCTGCTGGCGCATGGGCTGATCCACGGCCGCCCCGTGCCCCTGGAGCCCCTGCCGGAGGTGAGAGACCTCTGCCGGGCCCGCCGCCTGCTCGCCCGGGAGATGGCGCAGCACCACCTCCACATTCAGAAGGTGCTGAGCGAGGCGAGCGTGCAGGCGACGGGAGCCGGGCCGGGCCTCAGCGGCCGGGCCATCCTGCAGGAGCTCATGGCCCGGGAGGCCGGCGCGCCTGGCGAGGCGCCCCTGGCGGCGCATCACCGGTTCATGTTGAAGCTCCACCTGACGCAGGTGGACGCGCTGCGAGGCTCCATCGAGCAGGTGGATGACAGGCTGGCCGAGTGCCTCACCCCCCTGCACGGCGTGTCCCAGGGGGCCGCGGCCGCGCAGCGCCTCACGGGAGAACGGCTCAGCCCGCGCGCCGGGCCCGCAGCGTGTGCACGAGGATGA
- a CDS encoding AI-2E family transporter: MTLRTAFTVGFALLAMGVLTVLVMKTRVALTLTGIATLLALALEHGVSLLQRKGMRRGLAIALVMVSVLALVGGLGMLLIPAAMTQGEALLTQLPTLMAEVRSYRLFRVLNKHFGMLMQLGGDVAVAGASAGAVASPAASPLSLTPVLEAIGGAVSVVGGIVTIFFLVVFMLAFGRGMPRWLIEQLPVAHRERYERVMLKVYQATGGYLSGLSLICTINATLTTVVLAVLGLPFFLPLGIVSGFSSMVPYAGPVVAGGFITLLTWVTGGWFKGMVVLIYFVIYGQLEGNVLAPLVFRRTVHVNPLLTLLAVLFCVELAGIIGAMVAVPVVATVQIIVRELLQLRQERRASPLV; this comes from the coding sequence GTGACGTTGCGCACGGCCTTCACGGTGGGCTTCGCCCTGCTGGCGATGGGGGTGCTCACCGTGCTGGTGATGAAGACGCGCGTGGCGCTGACGCTCACGGGCATCGCCACCCTGCTGGCCCTGGCGCTGGAGCACGGCGTGTCCCTGCTGCAGCGCAAGGGGATGCGGCGGGGGCTCGCCATCGCCCTGGTGATGGTCTCGGTGCTGGCGCTCGTGGGGGGGCTGGGCATGCTGCTCATCCCCGCGGCGATGACCCAAGGCGAGGCGCTGCTGACCCAGTTGCCTACATTGATGGCGGAGGTGCGCTCGTACCGGCTGTTCCGGGTGCTGAACAAGCACTTCGGCATGCTGATGCAGCTGGGCGGGGACGTGGCCGTGGCGGGGGCCTCGGCGGGCGCGGTGGCGTCGCCCGCGGCCAGCCCGCTGTCGCTCACGCCGGTGCTGGAGGCCATTGGCGGGGCGGTGAGCGTGGTGGGCGGCATCGTCACCATCTTCTTCCTGGTGGTGTTCATGCTGGCGTTCGGCCGGGGCATGCCCCGCTGGCTCATCGAGCAGCTGCCGGTGGCGCACCGCGAGCGCTACGAGCGGGTCATGCTCAAGGTGTACCAGGCCACGGGCGGCTACCTGTCGGGGCTGTCGCTCATCTGCACCATCAACGCCACGCTCACCACGGTGGTGCTGGCGGTGCTGGGGCTGCCCTTCTTCCTGCCGCTGGGCATCGTCAGCGGCTTCTCCAGCATGGTGCCCTACGCGGGGCCGGTGGTGGCTGGCGGCTTCATCACGCTGCTCACGTGGGTGACGGGCGGGTGGTTCAAGGGGATGGTGGTGCTCATCTACTTCGTCATCTACGGGCAGCTGGAGGGCAACGTGCTGGCGCCGCTGGTGTTCCGGCGCACGGTGCACGTCAACCCGCTGCTCACGCTGCTCGCGGTGCTGTTCTGCGTGGAGCTGGCCGGCATCATCGGCGCGATGGTGGCGGTGCCGGTGGTGGCCACGGTGCAGATCATCGTCCGCGAGCTGCTGCAGCTCCGGCAGGAGCGGCGCGCCAGCCCATTGGTCTAG
- a CDS encoding phage tail protein — protein sequence MSEPLLGEIRMFGGNSAPPGWALCNGQLLPISLHPSLFSLLGTSYGGDGCNTFALPDLRGRLPMHWGTGPGLSARTLGSRGGAETVTLTSSQMPSHAHKLSAYAGEGDASVPEGCVPAVLVNGATHEPAHLYSTVPNTSMNAKAIGIAGGGQPHDNLPPFQCVSFIIAIQGHLPPNG from the coding sequence ATGTCCGAGCCACTCCTCGGCGAAATCCGGATGTTCGGTGGCAATTCCGCGCCGCCCGGGTGGGCGTTGTGCAACGGGCAGCTCTTGCCCATCTCGCTCCACCCCTCGCTCTTCTCGCTGCTGGGCACGAGCTACGGGGGCGATGGGTGCAACACCTTCGCCCTGCCGGACCTGCGGGGGCGCCTGCCCATGCACTGGGGCACCGGGCCGGGCCTGTCGGCGCGCACGCTGGGGTCGCGCGGGGGCGCGGAGACGGTGACGTTGACCTCCAGCCAGATGCCCTCCCATGCCCACAAGCTCTCGGCCTACGCGGGCGAGGGCGATGCCAGCGTGCCCGAGGGGTGTGTGCCCGCGGTGCTGGTGAATGGCGCCACGCACGAGCCCGCGCACCTCTACAGCACCGTGCCCAACACGAGCATGAACGCCAAGGCCATTGGCATCGCGGGCGGAGGCCAGCCCCACGACAACCTGCCGCCCTTCCAGTGCGTGAGCTTCATCATCGCCATTCAGGGCCACCTGCCGCCGAACGGATGA
- a CDS encoding nucleotidyltransferase family protein yields the protein MRVGGVVLAAGSSSRLGRPKQLLLHEGQTLVRRTAEAAVAAGLLPVVAVLGAHPEAVAAELAGLPVHPVLNPAWAAGMGLSLRVGLRALPPEVDAALVVLCDQLRVDAAHLAALVDTFTRTHAPIVASGYAGARGVPALFSRALFAELEALAPEEGARRVITREPSRVVEVALAGGDEDIDTAADLSRLTGTPRG from the coding sequence GTGAGGGTGGGCGGGGTGGTGCTGGCCGCGGGGAGCTCCTCGCGGCTGGGCCGGCCCAAGCAGCTCCTCCTCCACGAGGGCCAAACCCTGGTGCGGCGCACCGCCGAGGCCGCCGTGGCCGCGGGCCTCCTCCCCGTCGTCGCCGTGCTGGGCGCGCACCCCGAGGCCGTGGCCGCGGAGCTGGCGGGACTGCCGGTGCACCCGGTGCTCAACCCGGCCTGGGCCGCGGGCATGGGCCTGTCGCTGCGCGTGGGGCTGCGGGCCCTGCCCCCCGAGGTGGACGCGGCGCTCGTGGTGCTGTGCGATCAGCTCCGCGTGGATGCCGCCCACCTGGCCGCCCTGGTGGACACCTTCACGCGCACCCACGCCCCCATTGTCGCCTCGGGTTACGCGGGCGCGCGCGGGGTGCCCGCGCTGTTCTCCCGGGCGCTCTTCGCGGAGCTGGAGGCCCTGGCCCCGGAAGAGGGGGCGCGGCGGGTCATCACGCGCGAGCCCTCGCGCGTGGTGGAGGTGGCGCTCGCCGGGGGGGACGAGGACATCGACACCGCCGCGGACCTCTCCCGCCTTACCGGAACTCCACGGGGCTGA
- a CDS encoding XdhC family protein, whose product MKDLDDILRARARTPGPYVMATVVAVAGSAYRRPGARMLMAESGWLAGGVSGGCLEGDIVRKAFFWTAQGPHLLRYDSTGEGADDEGGLSFALGCNGVVDVLLERWEPGPVEPLAFAEEARRQEKRAVVATVYRGPAHAVGARLLLREDGVEASTLSGLLREAVHAAAGEALAQGRTWSGPCGGADVLVEVVEPPAPVVLFGGGFDVVPMSAQAAGLGFHVTVVADKPLDTLRRRFPRAHAVVAAKASEVLDKVPLTPRTLAVLMTHSLPQDRLLLPQLLARPLRYLGVLGPRSRTEKLLAGLPFTPTPAQLGTLHAPVGLDVGAEGADEVALSIAAELRAVLSGREGGKLRERQAPIHAPAPPLARRLA is encoded by the coding sequence GTGAAGGATCTGGATGACATCCTGCGGGCCCGGGCCCGGACCCCCGGCCCCTATGTGATGGCCACCGTGGTGGCCGTGGCGGGCTCGGCGTACCGGCGCCCCGGCGCGCGCATGCTGATGGCCGAGAGCGGCTGGCTGGCCGGTGGGGTGAGCGGCGGGTGCCTGGAGGGCGACATCGTCCGCAAGGCCTTCTTCTGGACGGCCCAGGGCCCCCACCTGCTGCGCTACGACTCCACGGGCGAGGGCGCCGACGACGAGGGCGGCCTGTCCTTCGCGCTCGGGTGCAACGGCGTGGTGGACGTGCTGCTGGAGCGCTGGGAGCCGGGGCCGGTGGAGCCGCTCGCCTTCGCCGAGGAGGCGCGGCGGCAGGAGAAGCGCGCGGTGGTGGCCACGGTGTACCGCGGCCCCGCGCACGCCGTGGGCGCCCGGCTGCTCTTGCGCGAGGACGGCGTGGAGGCCAGCACCCTGTCGGGCCTGCTGCGCGAGGCGGTGCATGCCGCGGCCGGGGAGGCCCTCGCCCAGGGGCGCACCTGGAGCGGCCCCTGCGGCGGCGCGGACGTGCTGGTGGAGGTGGTGGAGCCCCCCGCGCCCGTGGTGCTGTTCGGCGGCGGCTTCGACGTGGTGCCCATGAGCGCGCAGGCCGCGGGCCTGGGCTTTCACGTCACGGTGGTGGCCGACAAGCCGCTGGACACGCTGCGGCGGCGCTTTCCCCGCGCCCACGCGGTGGTGGCCGCCAAGGCCAGCGAGGTGCTGGACAAGGTGCCCCTCACCCCGCGCACCCTCGCGGTGCTGATGACCCACAGCCTGCCGCAGGACCGGCTGCTGCTGCCCCAGTTGCTGGCCCGGCCGCTGCGCTACCTGGGCGTGCTGGGCCCCCGCTCCCGCACGGAGAAGCTGCTCGCCGGGCTGCCCTTCACCCCCACCCCGGCGCAGCTCGGCACGCTGCACGCCCCGGTGGGGCTGGACGTGGGCGCCGAAGGGGCGGACGAGGTGGCCCTGTCCATCGCCGCCGAGCTGCGCGCCGTGCTCTCCGGGCGCGAGGGGGGCAAGCTGCGCGAGCGCCAGGCCCCCATCCACGCGCCGGCCCCGCCGCTGGCGCGGAGGCTCGCGTGA
- a CDS encoding trehalase family glycosidase, whose product MASSAASPLSPSAFTARLAYEVLMALDLDRDGRITAKDAERARSSNLRFAVDFLLGPGVRLELSGAERLSHAADVLAEEILQGRGELPGLPATRLLERRTEALRRLIDQGWDGLLRRSDRVEDLEAALRVMPVKSPEGRRRVYVPAADRKALKKLRAQAVRTGLEVVPLAPPKTQADWVRLMREPGMAYLPRPYIVPGGRFVQMFGWDSYFNGRGALASGRAELARDMLENQLYAIEHYGKISNSNLSYHLSRTQPPLMPRLALELHAVRPDRKMLQRVAKMAMKELETVFRTGPRGTPSGLSRFKDDAEGPDAEDLSAFYDEPRPDSAEFHRHDRAIRESGWDMCHRFGQATHHYEPVCLNSLLFQYEQDLAHILRLLEGENSLRAASYEKAARARARTMRARFWDESKGMFFDHDFVAGKRSAYESVATFYPLWTGWASRKEAAAVAASVPRFLQAGGLSATSRPSREAAGGEDLQWDWPFGWAPHQLIAVEGLRRYGFDAEADLVAYRWLSMVLDTAGEHNGLIKEKYDVVRRSVNVSVEYGNQGADRGAYLSPRKERTLGFAWTNASVLLLLDGLPAQLRELLDVGVPSETLPGPSDVRHRGNEPLRAIG is encoded by the coding sequence GTGGCGTCCTCCGCCGCCAGCCCCTTGTCGCCGAGCGCGTTCACCGCGCGCCTGGCGTACGAGGTGTTGATGGCGTTGGATCTCGACCGGGATGGGCGCATCACCGCCAAGGATGCGGAGCGCGCGCGCTCCAGCAACCTGCGCTTCGCGGTGGACTTCCTCCTGGGCCCGGGCGTGCGCCTGGAGCTGTCCGGCGCGGAGCGGCTGTCGCACGCCGCGGACGTGCTCGCCGAGGAGATTCTCCAGGGCCGCGGCGAGCTGCCGGGCCTGCCGGCCACGCGCCTCTTGGAGCGGCGCACCGAGGCGCTGCGGCGGCTGATTGATCAAGGCTGGGACGGGCTCCTCCGGCGCTCGGACCGGGTGGAGGACCTCGAGGCCGCGCTGCGGGTGATGCCGGTGAAGAGCCCCGAGGGCCGGCGGCGCGTGTACGTGCCCGCCGCGGACCGCAAGGCGCTCAAGAAGCTGCGCGCGCAGGCGGTGCGCACGGGCCTGGAGGTGGTGCCGCTCGCCCCGCCGAAGACGCAAGCGGACTGGGTGCGGCTCATGCGCGAGCCGGGCATGGCGTACCTGCCGCGCCCGTACATCGTCCCGGGCGGCCGCTTCGTGCAGATGTTCGGCTGGGACAGCTACTTCAACGGGCGGGGGGCGCTGGCCTCCGGGCGCGCGGAGCTGGCGCGCGACATGCTCGAGAACCAGCTCTACGCCATCGAGCACTACGGGAAGATTTCCAACTCCAACCTCAGCTACCACCTGTCGCGCACGCAGCCGCCGCTGATGCCCCGGCTGGCGCTGGAGCTGCACGCGGTGCGGCCGGACCGCAAGATGCTCCAGCGCGTGGCGAAGATGGCCATGAAGGAGCTGGAGACGGTGTTCCGCACCGGCCCCCGCGGCACGCCCAGCGGGCTGTCGCGCTTCAAGGACGACGCGGAGGGCCCCGACGCGGAGGACCTGTCGGCCTTCTACGACGAGCCGCGCCCGGACAGCGCGGAGTTCCACCGGCATGACCGGGCCATCCGCGAGAGCGGCTGGGACATGTGCCACCGCTTCGGCCAGGCCACGCACCACTACGAGCCGGTGTGCCTCAACTCGCTGCTCTTCCAGTACGAGCAGGACCTGGCGCACATCCTGCGGCTGCTGGAGGGGGAGAACTCGCTCCGGGCGGCCTCGTACGAGAAGGCGGCCCGGGCCCGGGCGCGCACCATGCGCGCGCGCTTCTGGGACGAGTCGAAGGGGATGTTCTTCGACCACGACTTCGTGGCGGGCAAGCGCTCGGCCTACGAGTCCGTGGCCACCTTCTACCCGCTGTGGACGGGCTGGGCCTCGCGCAAGGAGGCCGCCGCGGTGGCCGCTTCCGTGCCGCGCTTCCTCCAGGCCGGCGGCCTGTCCGCCACGAGCCGTCCCTCGCGCGAGGCGGCGGGCGGCGAGGACTTGCAGTGGGACTGGCCCTTTGGCTGGGCGCCCCATCAGCTCATCGCCGTGGAGGGGCTGCGCCGGTACGGCTTCGACGCCGAGGCGGACCTGGTGGCCTACCGCTGGCTGTCCATGGTGCTGGACACCGCCGGGGAGCACAACGGCCTCATCAAGGAGAAGTACGACGTGGTGCGCCGCTCGGTGAACGTGTCCGTCGAGTACGGCAACCAGGGCGCGGACCGCGGCGCGTACCTCTCGCCCCGGAAGGAGCGGACGCTGGGCTTCGCGTGGACGAACGCCTCGGTGCTGCTGCTGCTCGACGGCCTGCCCGCGCAGCTGCGCGAGCTGCTCGACGTCGGGGTGCCCTCCGAGACGCTTCCGGGCCCCAGCGACGTGCGGCACCGGGGCAATGAGCCCCTGCGCGCCATCGGCTGA
- a CDS encoding Ig-like domain-containing protein, whose protein sequence is MSHRRSPFSVLIATLSLLAACSPSNAPQAPLGAARFVVATLAPQDVTRVDVTVQAEDVSPIVLPLEKQGEVWVGLLSELPAGSGRRFHAEAFDGAGLKRYEGELTGVTIVEGETVQVSILAQEVQRPVPFENESPLIDSLIVTRPTVRPGSTVTLRAAAHDPNPGDTVTSEWTATGGTFGSPAALESTWTAPTTLGPVTLTLRVTDDRGASSALSFVLQVEGSSELEGGSAAITVRFNAWPRVNALSAAPAQVRPNQPLTVTATAEDADTPAASLSYAWTASCPGTWSSAQSRVAQFTPSTQPAQTTCNNCQLTVTVSDTQGGSTTGTLGICVGQTPGLQFMPYIEDSWQSSTSVGPGDLLTFRALGAEANHQPLSFTWAGPGVLSAPRTPATDTSEITWTAPSCLPPGPHAVTVTATNPSGLSGSQRLPFLWTGPTCSQPACTFSIAPELTTLVLSSHCRVDAPVYIPNGYRLEGTGHSLTAVDPPGGHFQGAVLRNRGSTAYISSVTVRAQGLGDICYDGAARLRGILFEDASGTITSTQVLNIRKAEGASGCQEGTAIEILATGSQPSRPQVDIVNNLLSGYQKTGISLSGPVDAIVASNIVEGRGRITNIVQQGIHFKLGAQGAVMGNVVKDHAYGGSDDIAPGILVTGGGYYGGPLCKDLVIEGNTVTGNDLGIYLSQLEANGNAPASPTRIRVANNTLSHPSVTNGYVYQAAVADSGTGNIITSNTISGAGYDPATQPGATFAVDVLAGAASQLVFLTAAQSVPVGACSGSLTVQSQDAAGNLAVPAPATVSLAAQGEASAGVSFHSDPGCTSAPLTGLNLANPHAEGTFYFKGTQAGTVGVVATLGGRTVSQYQGLFVPLH, encoded by the coding sequence ATGTCCCATCGACGCAGTCCCTTCTCAGTTCTGATCGCCACGCTGTCCTTGCTGGCCGCGTGCTCTCCCTCGAATGCCCCTCAGGCACCGCTCGGCGCGGCCCGCTTCGTCGTCGCCACGCTCGCCCCCCAGGACGTGACGCGCGTGGACGTCACCGTGCAAGCCGAGGATGTGTCCCCCATCGTGTTGCCCCTGGAGAAGCAAGGCGAAGTCTGGGTGGGGCTCCTCAGCGAGCTGCCCGCGGGCTCCGGCCGCCGCTTCCACGCCGAGGCCTTCGACGGGGCGGGCCTCAAGCGCTACGAGGGCGAGCTCACCGGCGTCACCATCGTGGAGGGGGAGACCGTCCAGGTGAGCATCCTCGCCCAGGAGGTGCAGCGGCCCGTCCCGTTCGAGAACGAGTCCCCGCTCATCGACTCGCTCATCGTCACCCGCCCCACCGTGCGGCCCGGCAGCACGGTGACCCTCCGCGCCGCGGCGCATGATCCCAACCCGGGCGACACCGTCACCTCCGAGTGGACGGCCACCGGCGGCACCTTCGGCAGCCCTGCCGCGCTCGAGTCCACCTGGACGGCGCCCACCACCCTGGGGCCCGTGACGCTCACCCTGCGGGTGACGGATGACCGGGGCGCCTCCTCCGCCCTGAGCTTCGTCCTCCAGGTCGAGGGGAGCTCGGAGTTAGAGGGAGGCAGCGCCGCCATCACCGTGCGCTTCAACGCCTGGCCCCGCGTCAACGCCCTGAGCGCCGCCCCCGCCCAGGTGCGCCCGAACCAGCCCCTCACCGTCACCGCCACCGCGGAGGACGCGGACACCCCCGCGGCCTCCCTCTCCTACGCGTGGACGGCGAGCTGCCCCGGCACCTGGTCTTCCGCCCAATCCCGGGTGGCGCAGTTCACCCCCAGCACGCAGCCGGCGCAGACCACCTGCAACAACTGCCAGCTCACCGTCACCGTCTCGGACACGCAGGGCGGCTCCACCACCGGCACGCTCGGCATCTGCGTGGGCCAGACGCCGGGGCTCCAGTTCATGCCCTACATCGAGGACAGCTGGCAGTCGTCCACCTCCGTGGGCCCGGGAGACCTGCTCACCTTCCGCGCGCTGGGCGCCGAAGCGAACCACCAGCCGCTGAGCTTCACCTGGGCGGGGCCCGGCGTGCTCAGCGCCCCCCGCACCCCCGCCACGGACACGAGCGAAATCACCTGGACGGCCCCCTCGTGTCTGCCCCCCGGGCCCCACGCGGTGACGGTGACGGCCACCAACCCCTCGGGGCTGTCCGGCTCCCAGCGCCTGCCCTTTCTGTGGACGGGCCCCACGTGCAGCCAGCCCGCCTGTACCTTCTCGATTGCCCCGGAGCTGACGACGCTCGTGCTCAGCAGCCACTGTCGGGTGGATGCGCCGGTGTACATCCCCAATGGCTACCGCCTCGAGGGCACAGGCCACTCGCTCACGGCGGTGGATCCGCCCGGGGGCCACTTTCAGGGCGCCGTGCTCCGCAACCGGGGCAGCACCGCCTACATCAGCTCCGTCACCGTGCGCGCCCAGGGGCTCGGGGACATCTGCTACGACGGGGCCGCGCGGCTGCGCGGCATTCTCTTCGAGGATGCCTCCGGCACCATCACCAGCACCCAGGTGCTGAACATCCGCAAGGCCGAGGGGGCCAGCGGGTGCCAGGAGGGCACCGCCATCGAGATCCTCGCCACGGGGAGCCAGCCCTCCCGCCCCCAGGTGGACATCGTCAACAACCTCCTGTCGGGCTACCAGAAGACGGGCATCTCCCTCTCCGGGCCGGTGGATGCCATCGTCGCCAGCAACATCGTGGAGGGCCGGGGACGAATCACCAACATCGTCCAGCAGGGCATCCACTTCAAGCTGGGCGCCCAGGGCGCGGTGATGGGCAACGTGGTGAAGGACCATGCCTATGGCGGCTCGGATGACATCGCCCCCGGCATCCTGGTGACCGGCGGTGGCTATTACGGCGGGCCCCTGTGCAAGGACCTCGTCATCGAAGGCAACACGGTCACGGGGAATGATCTCGGCATCTACCTGTCCCAGCTCGAGGCGAACGGCAACGCGCCCGCGAGCCCCACGCGCATCCGCGTGGCGAACAACACGCTGAGCCACCCGAGCGTGACCAACGGCTACGTCTACCAGGCGGCCGTCGCGGACTCGGGCACCGGCAACATCATCACCTCCAACACCATCTCGGGCGCGGGGTATGACCCCGCCACGCAGCCGGGCGCGACCTTCGCCGTGGACGTGCTCGCGGGCGCCGCCTCGCAGCTCGTCTTCCTCACCGCGGCGCAGTCCGTGCCCGTGGGCGCCTGCTCGGGCAGCCTCACCGTGCAGAGCCAGGATGCGGCCGGCAACCTCGCCGTCCCCGCCCCCGCCACCGTCTCCCTCGCCGCCCAGGGCGAGGCCTCCGCCGGGGTGAGCTTCCACTCCGACCCTGGCTGCACGAGCGCGCCGCTGACGGGCCTGAACCTGGCCAACCCGCACGCCGAGGGGACGTTCTACTTCAAGGGCACCCAGGCGGGCACGGTGGGCGTGGTGGCCACGCTCGGTGGCCGCACCGTCTCCCAGTACCAGGGCCTCTTCGTGCCCCTCCACTGA